The Pirellulimonas nuda genome includes a region encoding these proteins:
- a CDS encoding retroviral-like aspartic protease family protein has protein sequence MRAAAEMVEIRVDVTLTNAIDEGLVRRGGMEAHDVRSVQTDAKVDTGAIRTCIPASLAKRLGLTTVEHLEIELANGETETVELTEPLRIELSGRSTTESTLVLGNEVLIGQTVLETTDLLADCARQRLIPNPDHPNGPVLKVK, from the coding sequence ATGCGAGCCGCAGCAGAGATGGTTGAAATCCGCGTTGATGTAACGTTGACCAACGCGATCGACGAAGGTCTCGTGCGTCGTGGCGGGATGGAGGCGCACGACGTCCGAAGCGTTCAGACCGACGCGAAGGTAGACACCGGCGCCATCCGCACTTGCATACCGGCGAGCCTTGCCAAGCGACTCGGGCTTACCACTGTCGAACACCTAGAGATCGAACTGGCCAACGGCGAGACGGAGACGGTCGAATTGACAGAACCTCTGCGTATCGAGCTGTCGGGTAGATCGACGACCGAATCGACGCTCGTACTAGGCAATGAAGTGCTGATCGGCCAGACCGTGCTCGAAACGACCGACCTGTTGGCCGACTGTGCTCGACAGCGCTTGATTCCCAATCCAGATCATCCCAACGGTCCGGTACTGAAGGTGAAATGA
- the purN gene encoding phosphoribosylglycinamide formyltransferase, translated as MTDRHPLPIAVLISGAGRSLKNLLDLVAAGKVPVDVRLVISSSASAGGLQIAEQAGVPTSVVNRSDYDSHDAYGAGIFSRCRTAGVELVVMAGFLKFAPVPDDFAGKVVNIHPSLLPAFGGQGMYGERVHQAVLDYGAKVTGVTIHFVDNEYDQGPIIWQQPVPVFDDDTAESLAARVFETEKEAYPHVLRMLAGGRVKLDGRRVTMTSPRRRAASEIDE; from the coding sequence ATGACGGACCGACACCCGCTCCCCATCGCCGTGCTGATCTCCGGCGCCGGCCGGTCGCTCAAAAACCTGCTCGACCTGGTCGCAGCGGGCAAGGTGCCGGTCGATGTACGGCTGGTGATTTCGAGCTCGGCGAGCGCCGGCGGGCTGCAGATCGCCGAGCAAGCCGGCGTGCCGACCTCGGTCGTCAATCGCAGCGACTACGACTCGCACGACGCCTACGGCGCCGGGATCTTCTCGCGGTGCCGCACCGCGGGGGTCGAGCTAGTCGTGATGGCCGGGTTCTTGAAGTTCGCCCCCGTGCCGGACGACTTTGCCGGCAAGGTGGTGAACATCCACCCGTCGTTGCTGCCGGCGTTCGGGGGCCAGGGGATGTACGGCGAGCGGGTCCACCAAGCGGTGCTCGACTACGGCGCCAAGGTCACCGGCGTCACCATCCACTTCGTCGACAACGAGTACGACCAGGGCCCCATCATCTGGCAGCAGCCGGTGCCGGTGTTCGACGACGACACGGCCGAGTCGCTGGCCGCGCGGGTGTTCGAGACCGAAAAAGAAGCCTACCCCCACGTGCTGCGGATGCTGGCCGGCGGGCGGGTGAAGCTGGACGGCCGACGGGTCACCATGACCAGCCCGCGGCGGCGTGCTGCTAGCGAGATCGACGAATAG
- a CDS encoding HIT family protein, translating into MDNAPLDERIWAPWRLGYVKGDAPGAPPPEPSGWRPAADHGCFLCRAAAEFQDLGSADQQLLVIRRRAASLVLLNRFPYANGHLLVAPLRHVGGIAELTDAEHLEMQQSIAYMTDQLRERLTAQGFNVGLNLGRDAGAGVPGHLHWHIVPRWPGDHNFMPTLAGVRVIPQSLEAVWELLRGDE; encoded by the coding sequence TTGGACAACGCACCCCTGGACGAGCGCATCTGGGCGCCCTGGCGGCTGGGCTACGTCAAAGGCGACGCCCCCGGCGCCCCCCCGCCCGAACCCAGCGGCTGGCGGCCCGCCGCCGACCACGGCTGCTTCTTGTGCCGCGCCGCCGCAGAGTTCCAGGACCTGGGGTCGGCGGATCAACAGCTCCTGGTGATCCGCCGCCGTGCGGCGAGCCTCGTCTTGCTCAACCGCTTCCCTTACGCCAACGGGCACCTGCTAGTCGCGCCGTTGCGGCACGTCGGCGGCATCGCAGAGCTCACGGACGCCGAGCACCTCGAGATGCAGCAGTCGATCGCCTATATGACGGACCAACTGCGCGAGCGCCTAACCGCCCAGGGATTCAACGTGGGGCTGAACCTCGGCCGCGACGCCGGCGCCGGGGTGCCGGGGCACTTGCACTGGCACATCGTCCCCCGCTGGCCGGGCGACCACAACTTCATGCCCACCCTGGCCGGCGTGCGAGTGATCCCGCAGTCGCTCGAAGCGGTGTGGGAACTGCTGCGGGGTGACGAATAG
- a CDS encoding DUF4339 domain-containing protein, whose amino-acid sequence MGIRFSCPNGHRLNVKQELAGKRGVCPSCGVGIEIPMPPPGGPSASAAGAAPAATLASAAPPTVAPTPPPAAAQPATPPAPKPPAAEVDSSPVWYARSAAGQQLGPGPLAELRHWIDSGAIADEGYVWRDGWPEWRVLADVRDQLLAAAPAAPVAPPAQEAQEAEGPPPQGFAAPPTPTAPAAPAAPAAARRIRHRQKNNSLRVALVVGLLLVTIALAVALGVVLSQQNVAAGG is encoded by the coding sequence ATGGGCATCCGCTTTTCCTGCCCCAATGGCCACCGCCTTAACGTAAAGCAGGAACTCGCGGGAAAACGCGGCGTATGCCCCTCGTGTGGGGTAGGGATCGAGATCCCTATGCCCCCGCCAGGCGGGCCGTCGGCGTCAGCCGCCGGAGCAGCCCCAGCGGCTACTCTGGCCTCCGCGGCGCCACCCACTGTCGCCCCAACGCCACCCCCCGCGGCCGCCCAACCAGCCACGCCTCCGGCCCCCAAGCCGCCGGCGGCCGAAGTAGACAGTTCACCGGTTTGGTACGCGCGGTCGGCCGCCGGCCAGCAGTTGGGCCCCGGCCCTCTGGCGGAGCTCCGCCACTGGATCGACTCCGGCGCCATCGCCGACGAGGGTTACGTGTGGCGCGACGGCTGGCCCGAATGGCGTGTGCTGGCCGATGTCCGCGATCAACTGCTCGCGGCCGCGCCAGCGGCGCCCGTGGCTCCCCCCGCACAAGAGGCACAAGAAGCAGAAGGGCCTCCCCCGCAGGGGTTTGCGGCCCCCCCGACGCCCACGGCGCCTGCCGCCCCGGCGGCCCCGGCGGCCGCGCGTCGCATCCGCCACCGGCAGAAGAACAATTCGCTGCGGGTAGCGCTGGTCGTTGGGCTGCTGCTGGTCACGATCGCGCTGGCCGTGGCGTTAGGGGTCGTGCTCAGCCAGCAGAACGTCGCGGCCGGTGGTTGA
- a CDS encoding STAS domain-containing protein, whose translation MSTSKQVTVVTFNDSKIIDEEEIQELGQELYDLVDREGLKKIVLNFGNVEFLSSAALGKLISFEKKVRTSKADLILTNIRPEIYEVFAITKLTKLFKIKDDEADALAVL comes from the coding sequence TTGAGTACGTCGAAGCAGGTCACCGTGGTGACCTTTAACGACTCGAAGATTATCGACGAAGAAGAGATCCAAGAACTGGGACAGGAACTCTACGATCTGGTAGACCGCGAGGGGCTGAAGAAGATCGTGCTGAACTTCGGCAACGTCGAGTTCCTCTCCAGCGCCGCGTTGGGCAAGCTGATCAGCTTCGAGAAGAAGGTCCGCACCAGCAAGGCGGACCTGATCCTGACCAACATCAGGCCAGAAATCTACGAAGTCTTCGCCATTACCAAACTCACCAAGCTGTTTAAGATAAAAGACGACGAGGCAGACGCCCTGGCGGTTCTCTAG
- a CDS encoding ATP-binding protein yields MKEAWDWTVATSLPSRRGAHLPLMEDILERMASLGWSGRDFFAVQMALEESLANAIKHGNQCNEAKQVRVDCRCSRDKFRLEVEDEGAGFTPMGVADCTSEEGLEAACGRGMLLIQAYMDTVTHNEQGNLITMEKARAAAEPE; encoded by the coding sequence TTGAAGGAAGCCTGGGACTGGACCGTCGCTACGTCGCTGCCTAGCCGCCGCGGCGCCCACCTTCCGTTGATGGAAGACATCCTCGAGCGGATGGCCTCTCTGGGCTGGAGCGGACGCGACTTTTTCGCGGTGCAGATGGCGCTGGAAGAGTCGCTCGCCAACGCCATCAAGCACGGCAATCAGTGCAACGAGGCGAAGCAGGTCCGCGTCGACTGCCGCTGCAGCCGAGACAAGTTCCGGCTGGAGGTGGAGGACGAAGGCGCCGGTTTCACCCCCATGGGGGTCGCCGACTGCACCTCCGAAGAGGGCCTGGAGGCCGCCTGCGGCCGCGGCATGCTGTTGATCCAGGCCTACATGGACACGGTTACCCACAACGAGCAGGGGAACCTCATCACCATGGAAAAGGCGCGGGCCGCGGCCGAGCCCGAGTAG
- a CDS encoding glycine zipper domain-containing protein: MTLRSLLAGATLLVAAGCASPYQQDRLAGAGGLLGAGAGALIGSQSGNPAAGAIIGAGVGALTGSVVGGSIDEAAARNRAQIEAAYGRQVPAGTATPDQVVALSRAGVSPALIVDYVRTSGVDHPATVQEVIALHQQGVPSEVIQAMQSPPPAPSAPPIVIEEQPLGYGPPVFYPPGPPCGFYGPRCGPRVGWGISISN, from the coding sequence ATGACGCTGCGCTCGCTGCTGGCCGGTGCGACCCTCCTCGTCGCGGCGGGCTGTGCGTCTCCCTACCAGCAGGACCGGCTGGCGGGGGCCGGCGGGTTGCTGGGGGCGGGCGCCGGGGCGCTCATCGGCAGCCAATCGGGCAACCCCGCGGCAGGAGCGATCATCGGCGCCGGTGTCGGGGCGCTCACCGGATCGGTCGTCGGGGGCTCGATCGACGAGGCCGCGGCGCGAAACCGGGCCCAGATCGAGGCGGCCTACGGCCGTCAGGTGCCGGCCGGCACAGCTACTCCCGATCAGGTGGTGGCGCTCAGCCGCGCCGGCGTGAGCCCGGCATTGATCGTGGACTACGTCCGCACCTCGGGGGTCGACCATCCCGCGACGGTGCAGGAGGTCATCGCGCTGCACCAGCAGGGGGTGCCCTCAGAAGTGATCCAGGCGATGCAATCGCCGCCACCGGCGCCATCGGCCCCGCCGATCGTGATCGAGGAGCAGCCGCTGGGGTACGGCCCCCCCGTTTTCTACCCGCCCGGCCCCCCGTGCGGGTTCTACGGGCCAAGATGCGGGCCGCGGGTGGGTTGGGGGATTTCCATTAGCAACTAA
- a CDS encoding secretin N-terminal domain-containing protein, translating to MQPNDSFRFFPVGLLAVCALLAGSAAPAAVPELVGTLSIAVEPEVAKQLGLTAAQRDKLFDVIDDAELRGASLAVAAERIPKTSQVERLAPFRLAVQRAGLALLSEAQRQRVAELAAERENPAFDAAEAIAAAVPMDEAIERTKQNLEQPVEAPASDAAADEPAEAKEDAKPASEARPAASEAPAVAQPAPSQPEASPSDMKPAPAAEAVAEKAAEPEAEQPADSKADDKPAVAAAAPAPVPAGDGRMTINFRYQPWKDVIDWYAEQAELSLVLESPPTGTFNYQDTKRYTAAEALDVLNSVLLTKGYTLVRKGRMLLLANLEDGIPPNLVTDVPLDELNDRGEYELIRVLFRVRGVTPAEASDQLRSLVGPQGSIVVVPSAGMIQVTETAGRIRVIRDVVEAFGRRDLLDGELKTFDLKFALADELLPALRPMLGIPEGSLSTDDGSLRLAIDFMGERILARGNSDKLGALADLIDLLDVPGSMGTGAAEAPQLEVYPVVSADPEVVLSVVQTLLAGSEGTRLATDAATGNLVALATPSEHATIRATLQQMGQDARTIEVIPLYEVDPTSAVMAIQRLFAGPNPEKPDPRAPVVDADLYTNSLLIRASGSQLTQIRGLLEKMGESSDYEADMAARGNVRMLPYTGAAARSALSQIERIWPALRPNQIRIVTPSEVIPSFVPSDHGGYGDPMSPLDPLESMFQQFAPPSAAPPIDRGTSLPAPGRVRARFAAQQEPAGEAAPAEGAAAQPQEAQPQAQPQAALQPAAPQQERSATLFVAPGAGGTIIASKDLDALDEFEELLSASAGRSASGGREYAVFYLRYSTAPVAAQILSKVFGASSSAGGGGGLLGGIADAAMGDMGGGLMGDLLGMGGGDSSAAGFSSASVDIVPDVRLNALIVYARPDDLESIERLLRIIDQRIGPTEVEAGGRPRMIPVVNHKAASIAEVVKEVYQDRMQQASGGGGRGGGGPSPEDIMKMLRSKGGGGAAGGGDTQEEAKMTIGVDERSNSLIVRAPDQLFMEVERLVKDLDEEGLETPQSTRVVSLRNTNAEAVKNALQSLLGEDAVITTGSDSSSGRTSSSRSSSPSSSSGSSSDAEKQREEFMQRMDFFRRLRESGGGGGGDTGGRGGGGGGAPSGGGGRGGGGGGGGGGRGGR from the coding sequence ATGCAACCGAACGATTCATTCCGTTTTTTCCCCGTCGGGCTCCTGGCGGTGTGCGCCCTGCTTGCCGGCAGCGCCGCTCCCGCGGCCGTGCCAGAGCTGGTGGGGACGCTGTCGATCGCCGTTGAGCCCGAAGTGGCCAAGCAGCTCGGCCTGACCGCCGCCCAACGCGACAAGCTGTTTGACGTGATCGATGACGCAGAACTCCGCGGCGCCAGCCTGGCGGTCGCCGCGGAACGCATCCCCAAGACCAGCCAGGTTGAGCGGCTGGCGCCGTTCCGCTTGGCGGTCCAGCGGGCGGGGCTGGCGTTGCTGAGCGAGGCGCAGCGGCAGCGTGTGGCCGAGCTTGCCGCCGAGCGTGAGAACCCCGCGTTTGACGCCGCTGAGGCGATCGCCGCCGCCGTGCCGATGGACGAGGCGATCGAGCGGACCAAACAGAACCTAGAGCAGCCGGTCGAGGCGCCGGCGTCGGATGCCGCCGCGGACGAGCCGGCCGAAGCTAAAGAGGACGCCAAGCCCGCCTCGGAAGCCAGACCCGCGGCCAGCGAAGCGCCCGCCGTTGCCCAGCCGGCCCCGAGCCAACCGGAAGCCTCCCCCTCCGACATGAAGCCGGCCCCCGCCGCCGAGGCGGTAGCAGAGAAGGCGGCGGAGCCAGAGGCAGAACAGCCGGCCGACAGCAAAGCAGACGACAAGCCAGCGGTCGCCGCGGCGGCGCCGGCGCCCGTGCCGGCCGGCGACGGCCGCATGACCATCAACTTCCGCTACCAGCCGTGGAAAGACGTGATCGATTGGTACGCCGAGCAGGCGGAGCTGTCGCTGGTGCTTGAGTCTCCCCCAACCGGCACCTTCAACTACCAAGACACCAAGCGCTACACCGCCGCCGAGGCGCTCGACGTGCTCAACAGCGTGCTGCTGACCAAGGGGTACACCCTGGTCCGCAAGGGGCGGATGCTGCTGTTGGCCAACCTAGAAGACGGCATCCCGCCCAACCTGGTGACCGACGTCCCGCTCGACGAGCTGAACGACCGCGGCGAGTACGAGCTGATCCGCGTGCTGTTCCGCGTGCGGGGCGTCACCCCCGCCGAGGCCTCAGATCAGCTCCGGTCGCTCGTTGGCCCGCAGGGCTCGATCGTGGTCGTCCCCTCGGCCGGCATGATCCAGGTGACCGAGACCGCCGGGCGGATCCGGGTGATCCGCGACGTGGTCGAGGCGTTCGGACGCCGCGACCTGCTGGACGGCGAGCTGAAGACCTTCGACCTCAAATTCGCCCTAGCGGACGAGCTGCTCCCCGCCCTGCGGCCGATGCTTGGCATCCCGGAGGGCTCGCTGTCGACCGACGACGGCTCGCTGCGGCTGGCCATCGACTTCATGGGAGAGCGTATCCTCGCCCGCGGCAACAGCGACAAGCTGGGGGCGTTGGCGGACCTGATCGACCTGCTCGACGTGCCGGGCTCGATGGGAACGGGCGCAGCCGAGGCGCCGCAGCTTGAGGTCTACCCGGTGGTCAGCGCCGACCCCGAAGTGGTGCTCTCGGTCGTGCAGACGCTGCTTGCCGGGAGCGAAGGGACCCGCCTGGCGACCGACGCAGCGACCGGAAACCTGGTCGCCCTGGCGACGCCGTCCGAGCACGCCACGATCCGGGCGACGCTGCAGCAGATGGGGCAAGACGCCCGGACGATCGAGGTGATCCCGCTGTACGAAGTCGATCCCACGTCGGCCGTAATGGCCATCCAGCGGCTGTTTGCCGGGCCCAACCCCGAGAAGCCCGATCCCCGCGCCCCGGTGGTCGACGCCGATTTGTACACCAACAGCCTGCTGATCCGCGCGTCGGGGAGCCAGCTCACACAAATCCGCGGCCTGCTAGAGAAGATGGGCGAGAGCTCCGATTACGAGGCAGACATGGCCGCCCGCGGCAATGTGCGGATGCTGCCGTACACCGGCGCCGCGGCCCGATCGGCGTTGTCGCAGATCGAGCGGATCTGGCCGGCGTTGCGACCCAACCAGATCCGGATCGTCACCCCTTCGGAAGTGATCCCCAGCTTCGTACCGAGCGACCACGGCGGCTACGGCGATCCGATGTCCCCGCTGGACCCGCTGGAGTCGATGTTCCAGCAGTTCGCCCCCCCCAGCGCGGCGCCCCCGATCGACCGCGGCACGAGCCTGCCGGCCCCCGGCCGGGTGCGGGCGCGATTCGCTGCCCAGCAAGAGCCGGCCGGTGAAGCCGCCCCTGCCGAGGGCGCGGCGGCCCAACCACAAGAAGCCCAGCCTCAAGCACAGCCTCAAGCAGCGCTACAACCCGCGGCGCCGCAGCAAGAGCGGTCCGCGACGCTGTTTGTGGCGCCGGGCGCAGGGGGCACGATCATCGCCTCGAAGGACCTGGACGCCCTCGACGAGTTTGAAGAATTGCTGTCCGCCAGCGCCGGTCGGTCGGCCTCGGGGGGACGCGAGTACGCCGTGTTTTACCTGAGGTACTCAACGGCGCCTGTAGCGGCCCAGATCCTGTCGAAGGTGTTCGGCGCCAGCAGCTCCGCCGGCGGTGGCGGCGGCCTGCTGGGAGGCATCGCAGACGCGGCGATGGGCGACATGGGCGGGGGCCTGATGGGCGACCTGCTAGGGATGGGGGGGGGCGACTCTTCCGCCGCCGGCTTCTCTTCGGCGAGCGTTGATATTGTGCCCGATGTACGCCTGAACGCCCTAATCGTTTACGCCCGTCCAGACGACCTCGAGTCCATCGAGCGGCTGCTGCGGATTATTGACCAGCGGATCGGTCCGACCGAAGTCGAAGCGGGCGGGCGGCCGCGGATGATCCCCGTTGTGAACCACAAGGCCGCCTCCATCGCCGAGGTGGTCAAAGAGGTCTACCAGGACCGCATGCAGCAAGCCAGCGGCGGCGGCGGGCGGGGCGGCGGCGGGCCGAGCCCAGAAGACATCATGAAGATGCTGCGCAGCAAGGGTGGTGGCGGCGCAGCCGGCGGGGGAGACACCCAAGAAGAGGCCAAAATGACGATCGGCGTCGACGAGCGCAGCAACTCTCTGATCGTACGCGCGCCCGATCAACTGTTCATGGAGGTCGAGCGGCTGGTCAAGGACCTCGACGAAGAGGGCCTGGAAACGCCGCAGTCGACCCGCGTGGTGTCGCTACGCAACACGAACGCAGAAGCGGTGAAGAACGCCCTGCAATCGCTGCTGGGCGAAGACGCCGTGATTACTACCGGGAGCGACAGCTCGTCGGGGCGTACTTCTAGCTCGCGCAGCAGCAGCCCATCGTCTAGCAGCGGATCGAGTTCCGACGCCGAGAAGCAACGCGAAGAGTTCATGCAACGCATGGACTTCTTCCGCAGGCTCCGGGAATCGGGTGGCGGCGGCGGGGGCGACACAGGCGGCCGCGGGGGCGGCGGCGGCGGTGCTCCCAGTGGCGGCGGCGGCCGGGGCGGTGGTGGTGGCGGCGGTGGCGGCGGCCGCGGCGGGCGCTAA
- a CDS encoding EF-hand domain-containing protein: MKLLQRIAFPRHCLLLAVLLLLPLAGATQTCLAQPGRGGDGGDRGGDRGDRGDRGDRGGDRGGDRGGDRGGDSGGGGYDRDRERRRAEFMNNLDKNKDGVVDYNEVGERERWIMGRIVEGEFKPGMKVSIEDSLKRVRGEAVSPVPLDMRFGVTTEVAKPEGFTGDQAQESASRGSDSRDSNSRDSDSRSRDSGRRDSRDDDSNDKATSYAKGLMDKYDDNKNGVLERDEWKKIGGEPEKADYDRNGVITAEEMRKRITYRYSDQYKRDLERKSSSGAKKDDSERKSWRFASAHERLPDGLPSWFMDRDADLDGQVAMHEYTSSWSDSKAREFAGYDRNNDGIITPDEALK, from the coding sequence ATGAAGCTCCTGCAACGAATCGCGTTTCCCCGCCACTGCCTGCTGCTGGCGGTGCTGCTGCTCTTGCCGCTGGCCGGCGCTACCCAAACCTGCTTGGCCCAGCCCGGCCGAGGGGGAGATGGCGGCGACCGCGGTGGAGACCGTGGGGATCGCGGCGACCGAGGTGATCGCGGCGGGGACCGGGGGGGCGATCGTGGCGGAGACCGCGGCGGAGACAGCGGCGGCGGGGGGTACGACCGCGACCGCGAACGCCGGCGGGCCGAGTTCATGAACAACCTCGACAAGAACAAAGACGGGGTGGTCGACTACAACGAGGTCGGCGAGCGCGAGCGGTGGATCATGGGCCGGATCGTCGAAGGGGAGTTCAAGCCCGGCATGAAGGTGAGCATCGAAGACTCGCTCAAGCGTGTCCGCGGCGAAGCGGTCAGCCCGGTGCCGCTGGACATGCGGTTCGGCGTGACGACGGAAGTCGCCAAGCCGGAAGGTTTTACCGGGGATCAGGCCCAAGAGTCGGCCTCACGCGGCTCTGACTCGCGGGACTCAAACTCGCGTGACTCCGACTCGCGGTCCCGGGACTCGGGCAGACGCGATTCCCGAGACGACGACTCCAACGACAAGGCGACCAGCTACGCCAAGGGGCTGATGGACAAGTACGACGACAACAAAAACGGCGTGCTGGAGCGTGACGAGTGGAAGAAGATCGGCGGCGAACCCGAGAAGGCGGACTACGACCGTAACGGCGTGATCACGGCCGAGGAGATGCGCAAGCGGATCACCTACCGCTACAGCGACCAGTACAAGCGGGACCTGGAGCGGAAATCGTCGAGCGGCGCCAAGAAGGACGATAGCGAGCGAAAGAGCTGGCGGTTCGCTTCTGCCCACGAGCGGCTGCCCGACGGCCTGCCGAGCTGGTTCATGGACCGCGACGCCGACCTCGACGGCCAGGTGGCCATGCACGAGTACACCAGCAGTTGGTCGGACTCGAAGGCGAGGGAATTCGCCGGCTACGACCGCAACAACGACGGCATCATCACGCCGGACGAAGCCCTGAAGTAG
- a CDS encoding CinA family nicotinamide mononucleotide deamidase-related protein, translating to MRAEIIAIGDELTTGQRLDTNTQWLAERLTDIGLEVAFHTTVADDLEANVAVFKAAAQRAEVVVSTGGLGPTADDLTREAMAAAAGVDLRLDPAQLAHIEQMFLSRGREMPQQNRRQAEFPQGALAIPNATGTAPGVQQTLERLHRPPCVLFALPGVPSEMRQMWRDSVRPALARLYPQPRTIRHRRLKCFGVGESHLEAMLPGMIDRGREPRVGITVSGATITLRVTAAGQTEAESHAAMAPTLLEIRQRLGVLVFGEEDDELQHAIVRLLAARGETVALSELLTAGTVAGWLADADPEGAVFVGGETPLRQPAADVAAQATACRERYGADYALAIGVETMLDGVSQAPIALADSHGVTVRHFPTLGSPAILKPRTGKLALNLLRLNLLDTGDG from the coding sequence ATGCGTGCCGAAATAATCGCCATTGGCGACGAGCTGACCACCGGCCAGCGGCTCGACACCAACACCCAGTGGCTCGCCGAGCGGCTTACCGATATCGGGCTGGAGGTGGCCTTCCACACGACCGTAGCAGACGACCTGGAGGCGAACGTGGCCGTCTTCAAGGCCGCCGCGCAGCGGGCGGAGGTAGTGGTCTCTACCGGCGGGCTGGGCCCCACCGCCGACGACCTGACGCGGGAGGCAATGGCGGCCGCCGCCGGGGTCGACCTGCGGCTCGACCCGGCCCAGCTCGCCCACATCGAACAGATGTTCCTCTCCCGCGGCCGGGAGATGCCCCAGCAGAACCGCCGCCAGGCAGAGTTCCCCCAAGGCGCCCTGGCGATCCCCAACGCCACCGGCACGGCCCCCGGCGTCCAGCAGACCCTCGAGCGGCTCCACCGGCCCCCTTGCGTGCTGTTCGCCCTGCCGGGCGTGCCCAGCGAGATGCGGCAGATGTGGCGAGACTCGGTCCGGCCGGCCCTGGCCCGGCTCTACCCCCAGCCGCGCACCATCCGGCACCGCCGGCTGAAGTGCTTCGGGGTCGGCGAGAGCCACCTGGAAGCGATGCTGCCCGGCATGATCGACCGCGGCCGCGAGCCGCGTGTCGGCATCACCGTCAGCGGCGCCACGATCACCCTGCGTGTGACGGCTGCCGGCCAGACCGAGGCCGAGAGCCACGCCGCGATGGCGCCGACGCTGCTCGAGATCCGCCAGCGGCTGGGCGTGCTGGTGTTCGGCGAAGAGGACGACGAGCTGCAGCACGCCATCGTCCGCCTGCTGGCGGCGCGGGGAGAGACGGTCGCCCTCAGCGAGCTGCTGACCGCCGGCACGGTCGCCGGCTGGCTGGCAGACGCCGACCCCGAGGGCGCGGTGTTCGTCGGAGGCGAGACCCCGCTGCGGCAACCCGCGGCCGACGTGGCGGCCCAGGCGACGGCGTGCCGAGAACGCTACGGCGCGGACTACGCGCTAGCGATCGGCGTCGAGACGATGCTCGACGGCGTGTCCCAGGCGCCGATCGCGTTGGCGGACTCCCATGGGGTGACAGTAAGACACTTCCCCACCCTCGGCAGCCCCGCCATCCTGAAGCCACGCACCGGCAAACTTGCCCTGAACCTGTTGCGGCTGAATCTGCTCGATACGGGTGACGGTTGA